In one Oryza glaberrima chromosome 2, OglaRS2, whole genome shotgun sequence genomic region, the following are encoded:
- the LOC127764641 gene encoding DNA-directed RNA polymerase V subunit 1, whose translation MEEDQSAIPVAEGAIKSIKLSLSTEDEIRTYSINDCPVTHPSQLGNPFLGLPLETGKCESCGASENGKCEGHFGYIELPVPIYHPCHVTELRQILNVVCLKCLRVKKGKVKQTEGKDNTSALSCYYCRDLPALSLKEIKTADGAFRLELKMPPRKFMTEGSWNFLDKYGFHHGGTSHCRTLLPEEALNILKKIPEETKRKLAARGYIAQSGYVMKYLPVPPNCLYIPEFTDGQSIMSYDISISLLKKVLQKIEQIKKSRAGSPNFESHEVESCDLQLSIAQYIHLRGTTRGPQDNTKRFAISTDPSALSTKQWLEKMRTLFISKGSGFSSRSVLTGDPYIGVDVIGLPSEVAKRITFEEQVTDINLNRLQEIVDKGLCLTYRDGQATYAITVGSKGHTTLKVGQTISRRIVDGDVVFLNRPPSTHKHSLQAFRVYVHEDHTVKINPLICAPFAADFDGDCVHIYYPQSLAAKAEALELFSVEKQLTSSHSGKVNLQLVSDSLLALKHMSSRTMLSKEAANQLAMLVTCSLPDPAVIKSKPYWTISQIVQGALPKALTSQGDKHVVRDSTIIKLDLDKESVQTSFSDLVYSTLSVKGPGEALQFLNVLQPLLMELILLDGFSVSLQDFNVPKVLLEEAQKNIEKQSLILEQSRFAENQVVEMRVDNNLKDIKQQISDFVVKRSHLGLLIDPKSDSSVSKVVQQLGFVGLQLYREGKFYSRRLVEDCYYTFVNKHPAVREEHSPEAYGLVRSSYFHGLNPYEELVHAISTREAIVRSSRGLTEPGTLFKNLMALLRDVVICYDGTVRNVCSKSIIQLNYMEDDALDFPSAIGPGEPVGVLAATAISNPAYKAVLDASQSNNTSWERMKEILQTTSRYKNDMKDRKVILFLNDCSCAKKFCKEKAAIAVQGCLRRITLEDCATDICIEYQKQIGLDGTSEAAPALVGHIHLDRAHLERINISTEDILQKCQEVSGKYGKKKGHLSNLFKNITFSTCDCSFTQKLVDGKLPKLPCLQFFVSDNMIVSESVERAVSVLADSLCGVLLNTIIKGDPRIQEAKIVWVGSDATSWVKNTQKASKGEPAVEIIVEEEEALHIGDAWRTTMDACIPVLNLIDIRRSIPYGIQQVRELLGISCAFDQVVQRLSTTVRMVAKDVLKDHLVLVANSMTFTGNLNGFNNAGYKATFRSLKVQVPFTESTLITPMKCFEKAAEKCHSDSLGCVVSSCSWGKHAASGTGSSFQILWNESQLKSNKEYGDGLYDYLALVRTDEEKARYTFFDDVDYLAEENEADVCLSPELDGTIGQPIFDDNLEEQDVQNNSSWDNGTTTNASWEQNGSAGNDSDKWGGWNDAAAGADTGVTKPADQGNSCWDVPATVEKSSSDWGGWGTEKAKEKEKISEEPAQHDAWSVQGPKRATDGGASWKKQSSTQNDGNSWKENKGRGSNGGSWEKDNAQKGSWGRGNDEAENNNDVQNKSWETVAADAHASTEKSWGNVTASPSDNAWSAAPVSQGNGSSDTKQSDSWDGWKSAGVDKAINKDKESLGNVPASPSFSAWNASPVSQGNERSDAKQSDSWDGWKSAGVDKAINKDKESLGNVPASPSFSAWNAAPVSQGNERLDAKQSDSWDGWKSAGVDDSVKDKESWGNVPASPSDSAWNAAPVSQGNESSDAKQSDSWDGWKSAGVDASTNKDKESWGNVPASPSDSAWNAAPVSQGDDVWNSAEANESRNKDWKSDGWGARGGNWRGQRNNPGRPPRKPDGRGLPRRPDERGPPRRHFDLTAEEEKILGEIEPTVLSIRKIFRESIDSIKLSPEDEKFIKENVLEHHPEKQSKVSGEIDHIMVDKHQVFQDSRCLFVVSSDGTRSDFSYLKCMENFVRKTYPEHGDSFCKKYFKRRRDQPPAADGGTAPGTPAGATQSTAVDTQEGTSQQTQPDIATAPAATQQETLQDTPAPPADDGLLGKGPSPSD comes from the exons ATGGAGGAGGACCAGTCAGCAATTCCGGTTGCTGAAGGTGCCATCAAGAGCATCAAGCTTAGCCTATCCACTGAGGATGAGATT CGTACTTATTCTATAAATGACTGTCCTGTCACTCATCCTAGTCAGCTCGGAAATCCCTTCCTTGGGTTACCTTTGGAGACAGGAAAATGCGAGTCCTGTGGTGCCTCAGAAAATGGAAAATGCGAAG GGCATTTCGGGTACATTGAGCTGCCTGTGCCTATATATCACCCTTGCCATGTAACGGAACTGAGGCAGATATTAAATGTGGTATGTTTGAAATGCCTCCGCGTCAAGAAAGGAAAG GTCAAACAGACAGAGGGAAAGGATAACACATCAGCATTGTCATGCTACTATTGTCGG GATCTTCCGGCATTATCTTTGAAAGAAATCAAAACAGCAGATGGTGCATTTCGTTTAGAGTTGAAAATGCCTCCTAGGAAATTCATGACAGAAGGCTCATGGAACTTCCTTGACAAGTATGGATTTCACCATGGTGGAACCTCCCACTGCAGGACCTTGCTCCCAGAAGAG GCTCTCAATATATTGAAGAAAATTCCTGAAGAAACGAAGAGGAAACTAGCTGCTCGTGGTTACATTGCTCAATCTGGATATGTGATGAAATACCTCCCCGTGCCACCAAATTGTTTATACATTCCAGAATTTACAGATGGGCAGAGCATCATGTCCTAT GACATATCAATATCTCTGCTGAAGAAGGTGCTTCAGAAAATAGAGCAGATAAAAAAGTCAAGAGCTGGATCCCCAAACTTTGAATCACATGAAGTTGAATCATGTGATCTACAGCTCTCTATTGCCCAGTACATACATCTAAGGGGCACTACAAGG GGTCCTCAAGACAACACCAAGAGATTTGCAATCAGTACTGATCCTTCTGCGTTATCAACAAAACAATGGCTGGAGAAGATGAGAACATTATTTATCAGCAAAGGGTCAGGGTTTTCATCACGCAGTGTACTTACTGGAGATCCATATATTGGAGTAGATGTGATTGGACTGCCTTCTGAAGTGGCAAAAAGAATCACTTTCGAAGAGCAGGTAACAGACATCAACCTTAACAGGTTGCAAGAGATTGTGGATAAGGGATTGTGTTTGACCTACAGAGATGGCCAGGCAACCTATGCCATCACCGTTGGATCCAAAGGTCACACTACCCTGAAAGTCGGACAGACTATCAGTAGGAGAATTGTTGATGGGGATGTTGTTTTCCTTAACCGTCCACCCAGTACCCACAAGCATTCCCTCCAGGCATTTCGCGTGTATGTCCATGAAGACCATACGGTCAAGATCAATCCGCTCATATGCGCACCTTTTGCAGCGGACTTTGACGGTGATTGTGTGCACATCTATTATCCACAGTCCCTTGCTGCAAAAGCTGAAGCACTGGAGCTTTTCAGTGTGGAGAAGCAGCTTACCAGTTCGCACAGTGGCAAGGTCAATCTCCAGCTAGTTAGTGACAGTTTGCTTGCTCTGAAGCATATGTCTTCCAGAACAATGTTGAGCAAAGAAGCAGCTAACCAGCTGGCAATGCTTGTTACATGTTCTCTTCCAGATCCTGCTGTGATCAAGTCAAAGCCGTACTGGACAATCTCGCAAATAGTGCAAGGTGCTCTGCCAAAAGCCTTAACTTCTCAAGGGGACAAACACGTAGTCAGGGACAGCACTATTATAAAACTGGATCTTGACAAAGAATCTGTTCAGACATCATTCTCAGATTTAGTGTATTCCACTCTTTCTGTTAAGGGTCCAGGAGAAGCACTACAATTTTTGAATGTGCTGCAGCCATTATTGATGGAATTGATTCTTTTGGATGGCTTTAGTGTAAGCCTCCAGGACTTCAATGTTCCCAAGGTTCTATTGGAAGAAGCACAGAAGAACATTGAAAAACAGTCTCTTATCCTTGAACAATCAAGATTTGCAGAAAATCAGGTTGTTGAAATGCGTGTTGATAATAATTTGAAGGACATCAAACAGCAAATTTCAGATTTTGTTGTGAAACGCTCTCATCTTGGACTTCTGATTGATCCAAAGAGTGACTCTTCAGTGTCTAAAGTTGTCCAGCAGCTTGGTTTTGTGGGTTTACAACTTTACCGTGAGGGGAAGTTCTACTCACGTCGTCTGGTGGAGGATTGCTACTACACTTTTGTGAACAAGCATCCAGCTGTCAGAGAAGAACATTCTCCAGAGGCATATGGTCTTGTACGGAGTTCATATTTTCATGGCCTTAATCCGTATGAGGAGCTGGTGCATGCTATTTCGACAAGAGAAGCTATTGTTCGCTCCTCTAGGGGGTTGACGGAGCCTGGAACACTATTTAAGAATCTAATGGCGTTACTGCGGGATGTCGTCATATGCTATGATGGGACAGTAAGAAATGTCTGCAGCAAGTCTATCATACAACTTAACTACATGGAGGATGATGCCTTGGACTTCCCTAGTGCAATAGGTCCTGGCGAACCAGTTGGTGTCTTGGCTGCGACTGCTATCTCCAACCCTGCATACAAGGCTGTCTTGGATGCATCTCAGAGTAACAATACTTCATGGGAGCGGATGAAG GAAATACTTCAGACAACAAGTCGCTACAAAAACGATATGAAAGACCGAAAAGTTATCCTATttctgaatgattgctcttGTGCCAAGAAGTTTTGCAAGGAAAAGGCTGCTATTGCAGTTCAGGGCTGCCTAAGGAGAATTACGTTAGAAGATTGTGCTACTGACATCTGCATTGA GTACCAGAAGCAAATAGGTTTAGATGGAACTTCAGAAGCAGCCCCAGCACTTGTTGGCCATATTCATCTTGACAGG GCACATTTAGAAAGGATCAACATTAGCACTGAAGATATTCTTCAGAAATGCCAAGAAGTTTCTGGGAAATATGGGAAGAAGAAAGGACATCTCAGTAACCTGTTTAAAAATATTACATTCTCTACTTG CGATTGTTCATTCACACAGAAGCTGGTTGATGGAAAGCTACCTAAGCTTCCGTGTTTGCAATTCTTTGTTTCTGATAACATGATAGTATCTGAATCAGTGGAGAGAGCAGTCAGTGTGTTAGCTGATTCTCTATGTGGAGTGCTTTTGAATACAATCATAAAAG GTGATCCTCGAATTCAAGAGGCTAAAATTGTTTGGGTTGGATCGGATGCAACATCTTGGGTTAAAAACACACAGAAGGCATCAAAGGGTGAGCCAGCAGTAGAAATTATTgttgaagaagaggaagcttTACATATTGGTGATGCCTGGAGAACAACAATGGATGCCTGCATACCGGTTCTGAACCTCATTGATATACGGAGATCAATCCCTTATGGTATTCAACAAGTGCGAGAACTTCTTGGCATCTCATGTGCTTTTGATCAAGTTGTGCAG CGGCTTTCAACAACTGTAAGGATGGTCGCTAAAGATGTTCTCAAAGATCATCTGGTACTTGTGGCAAATAGCATGACATTTACTGGAAACCTGAATGGATTTAACAATGCTGGTTACAAGGCCACCTTCCGTTCCTTAAAAGTTCAAGTACCTTTCACAGAGTCCACATTGATT ACCCCTATGAAATGCTTTGAGAAGGCTGCAGAGAAATGTCATTCGGATTCATTGGGATGTGTTGTTTCATCATGTTCTTGGGGCAAGCATGCTGCAAGTGGTACTGGATCATCTTTTCAGATTCTGTGGAATGAAAGTCAG CTGAAAAGCAATAAGGAGTATGGTGATGGCCTGTATGATTACTTGGCATTGGTGCGTACTGATGAGGAAAAGGCAAGATACACATTCTTTGATGATGTGGACTACCTTGCAGAAGAGAACGAGGCAGATGTGTGCTTATCTCCTGAATTGGATGGGACCATTGGTCAACCGATCTTCGATGATAATTTGGAAGAGCAAGATGTTCAGAATAACAGCTCGTGGGATAATGGCACAACAACAAATGCAAGCTGGGAACAGAATGGTAGTGCTGGAAATGATTCTGATAAATGGGGAGGTTGGAATGATGCAGCTGCAGGAGCTGACACGGGAGTCACAAAACCAGCAGACCAAGGGAATTCGTGTTGGGATGTGCCTGCGACAGTGGAAAAGAGTTCCTCTGATTGGGGAGGCTGGGGCACTGAAAAggcgaaggagaaggagaaaatATCTGAAGAGCCAGCTCAACATGATGCTTGGTCTGTCCAGGGCCCTAAAAGGGCAACAGATGGAGGAGCCAGCTGGAAGAAGCAGTCTAGCACTCAGAATGATGGGAACTCCTGGAAAGAGAACAAGGGAAGAGGATCAAATGGAGGTTCCTGGGAGAAAGATAATGCGCAAAAGGGATCATGGGGCAGGGGCAATGATGAAGCTGAAAATAATAATGATGTGCAAAACAAATCTTGGGAGACTGTGGCTGCAGATGCTCATGCTTCTACAGAGAAGTCCTGGGGCAATGTTACTGCATCTCCATCGGATAATGCATGGAGTGCTGCTCCGGTTTCCCAAGGGAATGGAAGTTCAGATACAAAGCAATCTGATTCTTGGGATGGCTGGAAGTCTGCTGGAGTTGACAAAGCAATTAACAAAGACAAGGAATCCTTGGGCAATGTGCCTGCATCTCCATCATTTAGTGCGTGGAATGCTTCTCCAGTTTCCCAAGGGAATGAACGTTCAGATGCAAAGCAATCTGATTCTTGGGATGGCTGGAAGTCTGCTGGAGTTGACAAAGCAATTAACAAAGACAAGGAATCCTTGGGCAATGTGCCTGCATCTCCATCATTTAGTGCGTGGAATGCTGCTCCAGTTTCCCAAGGGAATGAACGTTTAGATGCAAAGCAATCTGATTCTTGGGATGGCTGGAAGTCTGCTGGAGTTGATGATTCAGTTAAAGACAAGGAATCCTGGGGTAATGTGCCTGCATCCCCATCAGATAGTGCGTGGAATGCTGCTCCAGTTTCCCAAGGGAATGAAAGTTCAGATGCAAAGCAATCTGATTCTTGGGATGGTTGGAAGTCTGCTGGAGTTGATGCTTCAACTAACAAAGACAAGGAATCCTGGGGCAATGTGCCTGCATCTCCATCAGATAGTGCATGGAATGCTGCTCCAGTTTCCCAAGGGGATGATGTCTGGAATTCTGCTGAAGCCAATGAGTCACGTAATAAGGACTGGAAATCAGATGGATGGGGTGCCAGAGGTGGCAATTGGAGGGGCCAAAGAAACAATCCTGGTAGGCCCCCAAGGAAACCTGATGGCAGGGGTCTGCCTAGGAGACCTGATGAGAGGGGGCCACCAAGGCGACACTTTGACCTAACAGCTGAGGAGGAAAAGATTCTAGGAGAAATTGAACCCACTGTGCTGAGCATCAGAAAGATTTTCCGTGAATCAAT TGATAGCATAAAACTTTCTCCGGAAGACGAAAAATTCATCAAAGAGAATGTTCTTGAACACCACCCTGAGAAACAATCAAAGGTGTCTGGTGAAATCGATCACATAATG GTTGACAAGCACCAAGTGTTCCAGGATAGTCGGTGCTTGTTTGTGGTGTCTTCAGATGGAACTCGGTCAGATTTCTCCTATTTAAAATGCATGGAGAATTTTGTGAGGAAGACCTACCCTGAGCATGGGGACTCATTCTGCAAGAAGTATTTCAAGAGGCGCCGTGACCAACCACCAGCAGCTGATGGAGGCACAGCACCAGGCACTCCAGCTGGGGCTACACAGTCTACTGCAGTTGATACCCAGGAGGGCACTTCACAGCAGACCCAACCAGATATCGCAACCGCTCCAGCTGCAACTCAACAAGAGACTCTTCAAGACACTCCAGCTCCTCCAGCAGACGATGGATTGCTCGGGAAGGGACCTAGCCCGTCTGACTGA